A window of the Phaseolus vulgaris cultivar G19833 chromosome 5, P. vulgaris v2.0, whole genome shotgun sequence genome harbors these coding sequences:
- the LOC137835681 gene encoding uncharacterized protein: MDRDPLLFQCLLFIFLMYYSTYFTSTHAVVEIPRLSPILRDTILYDPVTWDAKTYADTIQTLYYEQVLDHFNYRPESYKTFRQRYMMNSKYWGGAISNSPIIAYLGAEEPIDNSPESMGFLNDNAASFKALLVYIEHRYYGKSVPFGSREEALQNASTIGYFNSAQALADYASVLIHIKKTLRAPNSPVIVVGASYGGMLATWFRLKYPHMTIGALASSTPILYFDVYLIFYFKLLGFVCLT, encoded by the exons ATGGACCGCGACCCCTTGTTGTTTCAATgccttcttttcatttttctcatgtACTACTCAACCTATTTCACTTCAACACATGCTGTTGTGGAAATTCCAAGGTTGAGTCCCATTCTTAGGGATACAATCTTGTATGACCCTGTAACTTGGGATGCAAAAACTTATGCAGATACCATTCAAACACTTTACTACGAACAGGTTCTTGATCACTTCAACTATAGGCCCGAAAGTTACAAAACTTTTCGACAAAGATATATGATGAATTCCAAGTACTGGGGTGGTGCCATTTCTAATTCCCCAATAATTGCCTATTTGGGTGCAGAAGAACCAATAGATAATTCCCCTGAAAGCATGGGCTTTCTCAATGATAACGCTGCTTCCTTTAAGGCTCTCTTGGTATACATAgag CACCGGTACTATGGGAAATCAGTACCATTTGGATCAAGGGAAGAAGCACTTCAGAATGCAAGCACCATTGGATATTTCAACTCAGCTCAAGCACTAGCAGATTATGCATCAGTTCTCATACATATTAAGAAGACACTACGTGCACCAAATTCCCCTGTGATTGTGGTTGGAGCATCATATGGTGGAA TGCTTGCTACATGGTTTAGGCTCAAATATCCTCACATGACCATTGGTGCTCTGGCCTCATCTACTCCAATCCTCTACTTTgatgtatatttaattttctattttaaattattgggctttgtttgtttgacctaa